In a genomic window of Mercenaria mercenaria strain notata chromosome 19, MADL_Memer_1, whole genome shotgun sequence:
- the LOC123542346 gene encoding solute carrier family 46 member 3-like isoform X1 produces the protein MEGPNRDQDCEANENSPLLDPGEQMQNGTSSGPSVGEAVKGFTLRRSMIVPMCACYIFAGGIFMYIVPQYVQEVMKGNDERKLPGEIVPQNMYLLQSKGHATFNACSENKSDPSYEKFTKVQQDTARWMIYFNVAVLLPAMFANLVWTSYSDVFGRKFGLFLCLTSLTIRMTIFTIVVYFKLSLVYVIIGNIIDGLAGTYTSFFALLFSFVSDITYPGRQRTITIVVFELVVGLSFTISSLVSGHLIEQYGYFYPSVAISCLSVVGVVILIFLVPETMQNNQMQGQRSSVVKSIAESVKFYFCDGSKIKRAKYILLMLGFFFLGIPALSRMSLEVLYQLGRPFCWTSTKIGWFGAVKMAVSSLFGIGGVYLFKRCFADDTIAFYSLIFGAVAYVVEGLAKTDIVLYSVTVIAAPTGLSFPMIRSLMSCLTPADKQGAIFASIGFVETLCSLVGSVSNNAIYSATLTIMNGFVFLLMAGLTLIGAFFVLLFMIVQRRYKDAPMETTIIVTPGVDTTHTD, from the exons ATGGAGGGACCTAATCGAGACCAGGACTGTGAGGCCAATGAAAACTCGCCGCTCCTTGATCCAGGGGAACAGATGCAAAATGGAACGTCTTCAGGGCCATCTGTCGGCGAAGCAGTGAAAGGTTTTACGTTAAGGCGGTCAATGATTGTCCCAATGTGTGCGTGCTATATTTTTGCGGGTGGAATTTTTATGTATATAGTTCCGCAGTACGTTCAAGAAGTAATGAAAGGCAATGATGAGAGAAAGCTTCCGGGGGAAATTGTGCCACAAAATATGTACCTGCTCCAATCGAAAGGACATGCTACGTTTAACGCTTGTTCTGAGAACAAATCAGATCCATCGTACGAAAAGTTTACAAAAGTTCAACAGGACACGGCGCGATGGATGATATATTTTAACGTAGCCGTTCTACTTCCGGCAATGTTTGCAAATCTGGTCTGGACGTCGTATTCAGATGTTTTTGGACGAAAGTTTGGGCTTTTTTTGTGTTTGACCAGTCTAACTATTCGAATGACGATTTTCACGATCGTTGTGTATTTCAAATTAAGCTTAGTTTATGTTATTATTGGAAATATTATAGATGGGCTTGCTGGAACTTATACCAGTTTTTTTGCGTTGCTATTTTCATTTGTCTCCGATATAACATATCCTGGTAGACAGCGGACGATCACAATAGTTGTGTTTGAGTTAGTAGTAGGACTATCTTTCACTATTTCCTCACTTGTGTCCGGACATTTAATCGAACAATATGGCTATTTTTATCCTTCCGTGGCTATTTCGTGCCTTTCTGTAGTTGGAGTTGTGATTTTGATATTCCTAGTCCCAGAAACTATGCAAAATAATCAAATGCAAGGACAGCGGAGCAGTGTGGTGAAAAGTATCGCAGAGTcggtaaaattttatttctgtgaTGGTTCAAAAATTAAACGCGCAAAATACATTTTGCTTATGCTTGGATTTTTCTTCTTGGGCATCCCAGCATTGAGTCGCATGTCATTAGAAGTCTTGTACCAGTTAGGGCGGCCCTTTTGTTGGACATCAACAAAGATTGGATGGTTTGGAGCGGTAAAAATGGCTGTGTCATCGCTGTTTGGAATCGGCGGAGTATACCTGTTTAAGAGATGTTTTGCGGATGATACCATTGCATTTTATAGTTTGATCTTTGGTGCTGTTGCCTATGTTGTAGAAGGGTTGGCAAAGACAGACATTGTTTTATATAGCG ttacTGTGATAGCTGCTCCTACAGGTCTGTCTTTTCCGATGATCCGAAGTTTGATGTCGTGCCTTACACCTGCTGATAAACaag GTGCCATATTTGCTAGTATTGGTTTTGTGGAGACCTTGTGTTCATTGGTCGGCTCAGTTAGCAACAATGCCATTTATTCAGCCACTTTAACAATAATGAATGGATTTGTCTTCCTTCTGATGGCCGGACTAACTTTGATTGGGGCATTCTTCGTATT ATTGTTCATGATTGTACAGAGAAGATATAAGGATGCTCCCATGGAAACAACAATTATCGTCACTCCTGGCGTCGACACTACACATACAGACTGA
- the LOC123542346 gene encoding solute carrier family 46 member 3-like isoform X2, translating to MEGPNRDQDCEANENSPLLDPGEQMQNGTSSGPSVGEAVKGFTLRRSMIVPMCACYIFAGGIFMYIVPQYVQEVMKGNDERKLPGEIVPQNMYLLQSKGHATFNACSENKSDPSYEKFTKVQQDTARWMIYFNVAVLLPAMFANLVWTSYSDVFGRKFGLFLCLTSLTIRMTIFTIVVYFKLSLVYVIIGNIIDGLAGTYTSFFALLFSFVSDITYPGRQRTITIVVFELVVGLSFTISSLVSGHLIEQYGYFYPSVAISCLSVVGVVILIFLVPETMQNNQMQGQRSSVVKSIAESVKFYFCDGSKIKRAKYILLMLGFFFLGIPALSRMSLEVLYQLGRPFCWTSTKIGWFGAVKMAVSSLFGIGGVYLFKRCFADDTIAFYSLIFGAVAYVVEGLAKTDIVLYSVTVIAAPTGLSFPMIRSLMSCLTPADKQDCS from the exons ATGGAGGGACCTAATCGAGACCAGGACTGTGAGGCCAATGAAAACTCGCCGCTCCTTGATCCAGGGGAACAGATGCAAAATGGAACGTCTTCAGGGCCATCTGTCGGCGAAGCAGTGAAAGGTTTTACGTTAAGGCGGTCAATGATTGTCCCAATGTGTGCGTGCTATATTTTTGCGGGTGGAATTTTTATGTATATAGTTCCGCAGTACGTTCAAGAAGTAATGAAAGGCAATGATGAGAGAAAGCTTCCGGGGGAAATTGTGCCACAAAATATGTACCTGCTCCAATCGAAAGGACATGCTACGTTTAACGCTTGTTCTGAGAACAAATCAGATCCATCGTACGAAAAGTTTACAAAAGTTCAACAGGACACGGCGCGATGGATGATATATTTTAACGTAGCCGTTCTACTTCCGGCAATGTTTGCAAATCTGGTCTGGACGTCGTATTCAGATGTTTTTGGACGAAAGTTTGGGCTTTTTTTGTGTTTGACCAGTCTAACTATTCGAATGACGATTTTCACGATCGTTGTGTATTTCAAATTAAGCTTAGTTTATGTTATTATTGGAAATATTATAGATGGGCTTGCTGGAACTTATACCAGTTTTTTTGCGTTGCTATTTTCATTTGTCTCCGATATAACATATCCTGGTAGACAGCGGACGATCACAATAGTTGTGTTTGAGTTAGTAGTAGGACTATCTTTCACTATTTCCTCACTTGTGTCCGGACATTTAATCGAACAATATGGCTATTTTTATCCTTCCGTGGCTATTTCGTGCCTTTCTGTAGTTGGAGTTGTGATTTTGATATTCCTAGTCCCAGAAACTATGCAAAATAATCAAATGCAAGGACAGCGGAGCAGTGTGGTGAAAAGTATCGCAGAGTcggtaaaattttatttctgtgaTGGTTCAAAAATTAAACGCGCAAAATACATTTTGCTTATGCTTGGATTTTTCTTCTTGGGCATCCCAGCATTGAGTCGCATGTCATTAGAAGTCTTGTACCAGTTAGGGCGGCCCTTTTGTTGGACATCAACAAAGATTGGATGGTTTGGAGCGGTAAAAATGGCTGTGTCATCGCTGTTTGGAATCGGCGGAGTATACCTGTTTAAGAGATGTTTTGCGGATGATACCATTGCATTTTATAGTTTGATCTTTGGTGCTGTTGCCTATGTTGTAGAAGGGTTGGCAAAGACAGACATTGTTTTATATAGCG ttacTGTGATAGCTGCTCCTACAGGTCTGTCTTTTCCGATGATCCGAAGTTTGATGTCGTGCCTTACACCTGCTGATAAACaag ATTGTTCATGA